From the Brassica napus cultivar Da-Ae chromosome A8, Da-Ae, whole genome shotgun sequence genome, one window contains:
- the LOC106360278 gene encoding aluminum-activated malate transporter 2-like: MKGAMEKVREIWKEGRRVGKEDPRRIVHSFKVGLALALVSSFYYYQPLYDNFGVNAMWAVMTVVVVFEFSVGATLGKGINRAVATLVAGGLGVGAHHLASLSGPTVEPILLAIFVFAQAALSTFVRFFPRVKARYDYGILIFILTFSLISVSGFREDEILDLAHKRLSTVIMGGVSCVLISIFICPVWAGQDLHSLLASNFDTLSRFLQEFGDEYFEETDDGDVKEVEKRRRNLEKYKCVLNSKSNEEALANFAKWEPRHGQFRFRHPWKQYLAVAALLRQCAYRMDALNSYINSDFQIPMDIKKKLEEPLRKMSSESGKSMKEASISLKKMRKSSSSDIHVLNSQSACKDLSTLLKSGILNDVEPLQMIALTTTVSLLIDIVNLTEKVSQSVHELASAARFKNKKKSTVSSKKSDSVSTVRAMPTKSQDDHVVTILCDDDLSNTVDQSCGESSVDSCHHVAIKIDDDDDSVHEKHEDGEIHVHTSCVLCGQTNASDVLDCGNQKIINNL, encoded by the exons ATGAAAGGTGCAATGGAAAAAGTGAGAGAGATATGGAAAGAAGGGAGGAGAGTAGGAAAAGAAGACCCAAGAAGAATAGTTCATTCTTTCAAAGTGGGACTTGCTCTTGCTTTGGTCTCTTCCTTCTACTATTATCAACCTCTCTACGATAACTTTGGTGTCAATGCAATGTGGGCCGTCATGACCGTCGTTGTCGTCTTTGAATTTTCTGTAG GTGCCACACTTGGGAAAGGAATAAATAGAGCAGTGGCAACATTAGTAGCTGGAGGACTAGGAGTTGGAGCTCATCACCTAGCAAGTTTGTCCGGTCCAACAGTAGAACCTATTCTACTCGCCATCTTTGTCTTTGCGCAAG CTGCGTTATCGACGTTCGTGAGGTTCTTCCCACGGGTGAAGGCGAGATACGATTATGGGATATTGATATTCATATTGACGTTCTCACTGATATCAGTGTCGGGGTTTAGAGAAGACGAGATATTGGATTTGGCGCATAAGAGACTATCGACAGTGATAATGGGAGGAGTCAGTTGCGTCCTTATCTCTATCTTTATCTGCCCTGTCTGGGCTGGACAAGACCTTCACTCTCTTCTTGCCTCCAATTTTGATACACTGTCCCGCTTCCTTCAAG AATTTGGGGACGAATATTTTGAAGAGACAGATGATGGGGACGTCAAGGaggtggagaagagaagaaggaatcttgaaaaatataaatgtgtTCTCAATTCAAAAAGCAATGAAGAAGCTTTG GCTAATTTTGCAAAATGGGAACCGCGTCACGGCCAATTTAGATTTAGGCATCCATGGAAACAATACCTTGCCGTCGCTGCATTACTCAGGCAGTGTGCCTACCGGATGGATGCCTTGAATTCATACATCAACTCAGATTTTCAg ATCCCAATGGACATCAAAAAGAAACTAGAAGAACCGTTAAGAAAAATGAGCTCGGAGTCAGGAAAATCAATGAAAGAAGCGTCAATTTCATTAAAGAAAATGAGAAAATCATCATCTTCTGATATTCATGTCTTAAACTCACAATCTGCCTGCAAAGATCTTTCTACTTTACTCAAATCAGGCATCTTGAACGATGTTGAGCCTCTACAAATGATCGCATTAACGACCACCGTCTCTCTGCTCATTGATATTGTAAACTTAACCGAAAAGGTATCACAATCCGTACATGAACTCGCATCCGCTGCAAGATTTAAGAACAAGAAGAAATCGACCGTGTCATCCAAGAAGTCAGATTCTGTAAGCACTGTTCGTGCAATGCCAACCAAATCTCAAGATGATCATGTTGTCACAATCTTATGTGATGATGATTTATCAAACACTGTTGACCAGTCGTGTGGAGAGAGTTCAGTGGACTCTTGTCACCATGTCGCCATAAAgatcgatgatgatgatgattcagtCCATGAAAAACATGAAGATGGTGAAATACATGTACATACGAGTTGTGTATTATGTGGTCAAACTAATGCTAGTGATGTTTTAGATTGTGGTAAtcagaaaattattaataacttataa
- the LOC106360277 gene encoding aluminum-activated malate transporter 1-like: MEKLREIVREGRRVGEEDPRRIVHSFKVGVALVLVSSFYYYQPFGPFTDYFGINAMWAVMTVVVVFEFSVGATLSKGLNRGVATFVAGGLALGAHQLASLSGRTIEPILLATFVFVTAVLATFVRFFPRVKATFDYGMLIFILTFSLISLSQFRDEEILDLAESRLSTVLVGGVSCILISIFVCPVWAGQDLHSLLISNLDTLSHFLQEFGGEYFEAREYGDIKVVEKRRRNLERYKSVLNSKSDEDTLANFAKWEPPHGKFGFRHPWKQYLVVAALLRQCAHRIDALNSYINSDFQIPIDIKKKLEEPFRRMSLESGKALKEASISLKKMMKSSSYDIHIINSQSASKALSTLLKSSGILNDVEPLQMVSLLTTVSLLNDIVHITEKISESVRELASAASFKNKMKPTEPTVSLKKSDSGSIGCAMPINSRDGDHVVTILLSDDDDDTSNNVVDDDTINEKPEDGEIHVDTSCVHGVGMMLEHSLGVRILQI, translated from the exons ATGGAGAAACTGAGAGAGATAGTGAGAGAAGGAAGGAGGGTAGGAGAAGAAGATCCGAGAAGAATAGTTCATTCTTTCAAAGTTGGGGTTGCTCTTGTTCTGGTCTCTTCTTTCTATTATTACCAACCTTTCGGTCCTTTTACCGATTACTTCGGTATCAATGCAATGTGGGCTGTCATGACCGTGGTTGTCGTCTTCGAATTCTCAGTAG GGGCCACACTTAGTAAAGGACTAAACAGAGGAGTGGCAACATTTGTAGCAGGAGGACTAGCACTTGGAGCTCATCAGCTAGCAAGTTTGTCTGGTCGAACAATAGAGCCCATTCTTCTAGCCACCTTTGTGTTTGTAACGG CTGTGTTAGCAACGTTCGTGAGGTTCTTCCCAAGGGTGAAGGCGACATTCGATTATGGGATGTTGATATTCATATTGACGTTCTCACTGATATCGTTGTCCCAGTTTAGAGACGAAGAGATATTGGATTTGGCGGAGAGCAGATTATCAACAGTGTTGGTGGGAGGAGTCAGTTGCATACTTATCTCCATCTTTGTCTGTCCTGTCTGGGCTGGACAAGACCTTCATTCTCTTCTTATCTCCAACTTGGACACACTCTCGCACTTCCTTCaag AGTTTGGGGGTGAATATTTTGAAGCCAGAGAGTATGGAGACATCAAAGTGGttgagaagaggagaaggaatCTTGAGAGGTACAAGAGTGTTCTTAACTCAAAAAGTGATGAAGATACTTTG GCTAATTTCGCAAAATGGGAACCCCCTCACGGAAAATTTGGATTTAGGCATCCATGGAAACAATATCTTGTCGTGGCTGCATTACTCAGGCAATGTGCCCACCGGATTGATGCCTTGAATTCATACATCAACTCAGATTTTCAG ATCCCAATCGACATAAAGAAGAAGTTAGAAGAACCGTTTAGAAGAATGAGCTTGGAGTCAGGAAAAGCATTGAAAGAAGCGTCAATTTCATTAAAGAAAATGATGAAATCATCTTCTTATGATATTCATATCATAAACTCACAGTCTGCATCCAAAGCTCTTTCCACATTACTCAAATCATCAGGCATCTTGAATGATGTTGAGCCTCTTCAAATGGTATCATTGCTGACGACGGTCTCACTACTAAACGATATTGTTCATATAACCGAAAAGATCTCAGAATCTGTACGAGAGCTTGCATCCGCTGCAAGTTTCAAGAACAAGATGAAGCCGACCGAACCGACCGTGTCACTCAAGAAGTCGGATTCTGGAAGCATTGGTTGTGCCATGCCAATTAATTCTCGTGATGGTGATCATGTTGTCACGATCTTAttaagtgatgatgatgatgatacatCAAACaatgttgttgatgatgatacAATCAATGAAAAACCTGAAGACGGTGAAATACATGTAGATACGAGTTGCGTACATGGGGTCGGGATGATGCTAGAACATTCATTGGGTGTTCGTATACTTCAGATTTGA
- the LOC106362287 gene encoding serine/threonine-protein phosphatase BSL2-like, whose amino-acid sequence MDEDSSMVPEHDHDQHDEAQSQRDASGDGGGSMPAFSSPEPSQQEAVGGGEAQSAQVVVGPRCAPPYSVVDALMDKKEDGPGPRCGHTLTAVPAVGEEGTNGYIGPRLVLFGGATALEGNSGGTGTPTSAAPSAGIRLAGATADVHCYDVLSNKWTRLTPFGEPPTPRAAHVATAVGTMVVIQGGIGPAGLSAEDLHVLDLTQQRPRWHRVVVQGPGPGPRYGHVMALVGQRYLMAIGGNDGKRPLADVWALDTAAKPYEWRKLEPEGEGPPPCMYATASARSDGLLLLCGGRDANSVPLASAYGLAKHRDGRWEWAIAPGVSPSARYQHAAVFVNARLHVSGGALGGGRMVEDSSSVAVLDTAAGVWCDTKSVVTSPRTGRYSADAAGGDASVELTRRCRHAAAAVGDLIFIYGGLRGGVLLDGLLVAEDLAAAETTYAASHAAAAAATNSAPGRLPGRYGFSDERNRELSDSAADGAVVLESPVAPPVNGDLHNDISSENAINPGIRRTSKGVEYLVEASAAEAEAISATLAAAKARQVNGEVELPDRDCGGEASPSGTPTFSLMKPDSMGSAGIRLHHRAVVVAAETGGALGGMARQFSIDQFENEGRRVSYGTPESATAARKLLDRQMSISSVPKKVIAHLLKPRGWKPPVRRQFFLDCNEIADLCDSAERIFSNEPTVLQLKAPIKIFGDLHGQFGDLMRLFDEYGSPSTAGDISYIDYLFLGDYVDRGQHSLETICLLLALKVEYQHNVHLIRGNHEAADINALFGFRIECIERMGERDGIWVWHRINRLFNWLPLAASIEKKILCMHGGIGRSINHVEQIESIQRPITMEAGSIVLMDLLWSDPTENDSVEGLRPNARGPGLVTFGPDRVMEFCNNNDLQLIVRAHECVMDGFERFAQGHLITLFSATNYCGTANNAGAILVLGRDLVVVPKLIHPLPPALSSTEASHPDDTWMQELNANRPATPTRGRPQAPNDKGGSLAWM is encoded by the exons ATGGATGAAGATTCGTCTATGGTCCCCGAGCACGATCACGATCAGCACGACGAAGCGCAATCTCAGAGGGATGCGTCGGGGGATGGAGGAGGATCGATGCCTGCCTTTTCGAGTCCCGAACCGTCGCAGCAGGAAGCTGTGGGAGGAGGAGAAGCGCAATCAGCGCAAGTCGTTGTTGGTCCGAGGTGCGCGCCGCCGTACTCGGTCGTTGATGCGTTGATGGATAAGAAGGAGGATGGGCCTGGGCCTAGGTGCGGTCATACGTTGACGGCGGTTCCGGCTGTTGGCGAGGAAGGGACGAATGGGTATATTGGGCCTCGTcttgtgttgtttggtggtgcTACGGCTCTTGAGGGTAACTCTGGTGGTACTGGAACTCCGACTTCTGCAGCTCCGAGTGCTGGCATTC GGCTGGCTGGAGCAACAGCCGATGTTCATTGTTATGATGTCCTTTCTAACAAGTGGACTAG GCTTACACCATTTGGGGAACCACCAACCCCAAGAGCCGCACATGTCGCAACTGCAGTCGGGACCATGGTAGTTATTCAG GGTGGAATTGGTCCTGCTGGTTTATCTGCCGAAGACCTTCACGTTCTTGATCTCACTCAACAACGGCCACGATGGCACAG GGTTGTTGTTCAGGGTCCTGGACCAGGACCGCGTTATGGACATGTCATGGCACTTGTGGGACAAAGATATCTCATGGCGATTGGTGGAAATGATG GAAAACGTCCTCTCGCTGATGTATGGGCCTTGGATACTGCTGCCAAGCCTTATGAATGGCGTAAGCTGGAACCAGAAGGAGAAGGTCCACCTCCCTGCAT GTATGCAACTGCAAGTGCACGTTCCGATGGTCTTCTTCTCCTCTGTGGTGGAAGGGATGCAAATAGTGTG CCTCTGGCCAGTGCATATGGACTTGCTAAGCACAGAGATGGACGCTGGGAATGGGCCATAGCTCCTGGTGTCTCACCATCTGCCAGATATCAGCATGCAGCA GTCTTTGTAAATGCAAGACTTCATGTGTCCGGTGGGGCACTTGGTGGTGGACGCATGGTTGAAGATTCATCCAGTGTTGCAG TATTGGATACTGCCGCAGGTGTATGGTGTGATACGAAATCCGTTGTTACTAGTCCGCGAACTGGCAGGTACAGTGCCGATGCGGCTGGTGGTGATGCTTCTGTTGAGCTGACTAGGCGTTGTAGACATGCTGCTGCTGCAGTCGGTGATTTGATATTTATCTATGGCGGTCTACGTGGAG GGGTGTTACTCGATGGCCTTTTAGTTGCTGAGGATCTTGCCGCTGCGGAAACAACATATGCGGCTTCtcatgctgctgctgctgcggcAACAAATTCGGCTCCAGGTCGGTTACCTGGAAGGTATGGTTTTTCAGACGAAAGGAATAGGGAGTTATCTGATTCAGCTGCTGATGGTGCTGTTGTGCTGGAAAGCCCTGTTGCACCCCCTGTAAATGGTGATCTGCATAATGATATAAGCTCTGAAAATGCAATCAATCCAGGAATCAG GAGAACGAGCAAGGGTGTGGAGTATCTTGTTGAAGCATCAGCGGCAGAAGCTGAGGCGATCAGTGCTACGTTGGCTGCTGCCAAGGCACGGCAGGTCAATGGTGAAGTTGAGCTTCCAGATAGGGATTGTGGTGGAGAGGCTTCACCTAGTGGGACACCTACATTTTCGCTAATGAAGCCAGATTCTATGGGATCTGCAGGGATTCGTCTTCATCATAGAGCC GTGGTGGTTGCTGCAGAAACTGGTGGCGCCTTGGGTGGAATGGCTAGACAATTTTCTATTGATCAATTTGAAAATGAGGGACGACGTGTCAGTTATGGGACACCAGAAAGTGCAACCGCAGCAAGGAAACTATTAGATCGACAAATGTCAATCAGTAGTGTTCCTAAGAAG GTTATAGCTCATCTTTTAAAGCCTCGTGGGTGGAAGCCTCCAGTTCGACGCCAGTTTTTCCTAGATTGCAATGAAATAGCTGACCTTTGTGATAGTGCAGAGCGTATCTTCTCAAATGAACCAACTGTATTACAACTTAAAGCTCCTATCAAAATATTTGGTGATCTGCATGGACAGTTTGGGGATCTTATGCGCCTTTTTGATGAATATGGTTCACCATCTACAGCTGGAGACATATC ATACATCGATTACCTCTTCTTAGGGGACTATGTTGATCGAGGTCAACACAGTCTAGAAACAATCTGCCTTCTGCTTGCATTAAAG GTTGAGTACCAGCATAACGTACACTTAATTCGGGGAAACCATGAAGCTGCTGATATTAATGCTCTTTTTGGCTTCCGAATCGAGTGTATTGAGCGAATG GGTGAACGTGATGGAATCTGGGTGTGGCACCGAATAAACCGTTTATTTAATTGGCTACCGCTTGCTGCATCGATTGAGAAGAAAATTTTATGTATGCATGGGGGTATTGGTCGTTCTATAAATCATGTGGAGCAGATAGAGAGTATTCAGCGTCCAATTACAATGGAAGCTGGCTCCATTGTGCTCATGGATTTATTATG GTCGGATCCGACTGAAAATGACAGTGTGGAAGGTTTAAGGCCCAATGCTAGAGGCCCTGGATTGGTTACATTTGGG CCTGATCGTGTTATGGAGTTCTGCAACAACAATGATCTTCAATTAATCGTACGTGCACACGAATGCGTGATGGATGGGTTTGAGCGTTTTGCTCAGGGGCATTTGATAACTCTCTTTTCAGCTACAAACTATTGTG GTACGGCAAACAATGCTGGGGCTATCTTGGTACTGGGGAGAGATCTTGTAGTGGTTCCTAAGCTCATTCATCCGTTACCTCCAGCGCTTTCATCAACTGAAGCTTCACATCCAGATGACACTTGGATGCAG GAGCTGAATGCAAATAGGCCAGCGACACCAACCAGAGGACGCCCACAAGCTCCAAATGACAAAGGAGGCTCGCTGGCTTGGATGTAA
- the LOC106362310 gene encoding GTPase LSG1-2-like has protein sequence MVKSEKTTLGRSLVKHHNHMIQESKDKGKYYKNLQKKVLESVTEVSDIDAILEQAEEAERLFTINHSNTTPLPINVDTQSSSSTIAAEEWREQQKIEEALHASSLQVPRRPPWTPEMSVEELDANEKQAFLNWRRMLVRLEENEKLVLTPFEKNLDIWRQLWRVLERSDLIVMVVDARDPLFYRCPDLEAYAREIDEHKKMMLLVNKADLLPPEVRAKWAEYFRRNDILFVFWSAIAATAVLEGKVLKEQWRKADNFQNTDDPEVVIYGRDELLARLQSEAQEIVRARNSRAPVDETQRENAVVGFVGYPNVGKSSTINALVGQKRTGVTSTPGKTKHFQTLIISDELMLCDCPGLVFPSFSSSRYEMITCGVLPIDRMTEHREAIQVVADKVPRSVIESVYNITLPKPKTYERQSRPPLAAELLRAYCASRGYVASSGLPDETKAARQILKDYIGGKLRHFAMPPGMTEEKIEDDTGRETGSDSEEGEGDEKESDEQVPGIDDVLEDLSSFDLANGLASSKKVTVKKETASHKQHKKPQRKKDRNWRVKNTEEGDGMPLVRVFQKPANTGPLTMR, from the exons atggtgaAGAGCGAGAAGACGACGCTGGGGCGGTCCCTGGTGAAGCACCACAACCACATGATCCAGGAATCGAAGGACAAAGGCAAGTACTACAAGAATCTCCAGAAGAAGGTTCTCGAATCCGTCACCGAGGTCAGCGACATCGACGCCATCCTCGAGCAGGCCGAGGAGGCTGAGCGCCTTTTCACTATCAATCACAGCAACACCACTCCTCTGCCCATTAATGT AGACACACAGTCTAGCTCAAGTACTATAGCAGCTGAAGAATGGAGAGAGCAACAGAAGATAGAGGAGGCTTTACACGCCAGTAGTCTTCAAGTGCCTCGAAG ACCTCCTTGGACTCCTGAAATGTCAGTGGAAGAGCTTGATGCTAATGAGAAACAAGCTTTTCTGAATTGGCGCCGGATGCTTGTGAG GCTCGAGGAAAACGAAAAGCTTGTGTTGACACCATTTGAAAAGAACCTGGATATCTGGAGACAGCTTTGGCGTGTGCTTGAACGTAGTGATTTG ATTGTTATGGTAGTTGATGCTAGAGATCCACTGTTTTACCGTTGCCCTGATCTTGAG GCATATGCTCGAGAGATTGATGAGCACAAGAAAATGATGCTTCTAGTCAACAAGGCGGATCTTTTACCTCCTGAAGTCAG GGCGAAATGGGCAGAATATTTCCGCCGTAACGACATTCTCTTCGTCTTCTGGTCAGCTATAGCTGCCACAGCTGTCCTAGAAGGCAAAGTCTTGAAAGAGCAATGGAGAAAAGCCGATAACTTCCAGAACACAGACGATCCAGAAGTTGTCATATACGGCAGAGACGAGCTCTTGGCCCGGTTACAGTCCGAGGCTCAAGAGATTGTCAGAGCGAGAAACTCCAGAGCACCTGTTGATGAGACTCAACGTGAGAATGCTGTTGTTGGATTTGTTGGCTACCCTAACGTGGGGAAGAGTTCAACAATCAACGCTTTGGTCGGTCAGAAACGAACAGGAGTCACCTCAACTCCAGGGAAAACAAAGCACTTCCAGACATTGATCATATCCGATGAGCTTATGCTTTGTGATTGTCCCGGTTTAGTCTTCCCTTCGTTCTCGAGCTCGAGATACGAGATGATCACTTGCGGTGTGCTTCCTATCGACAGGATGACGGAGCACCGCGAAGCTATCCAGGTGGTTGCTGACAAGGTCCCTCGCAGTGTCATCGAGAGTGTATACAACATTACACTTCCGAAACCAAAAACATATGAGCGTCAGTCTCGTCCTCCTCTCGCTGCTGAGCTCTTAAGAGCTTACTGTGCTTCACGTGGCTACGTTGCCTCTAGTGGACTACCTGATGAAACGAAAGCGGCGAGGCAGATTCTGAAGGATTACATCGGAGGTAAGCTGCGGCATTTTGCAATGCCGCCTGGGATGACGGAGGAGAAGATAGAGGATGACACTGGTCGAGAAACAGGTTCAGATTCTGAAGAAGGTGAGGGTGATGAGAAGGAAAGCGACGAGCAAGTTCCTGGTATTGATGACGTGTTGGAGGATCTGAGCTCGTTTGATCTGGCGAACGGGCTTGCTTCTTCTAAGAAAGTGACAGTGAAGAAGGAGACTGCTTCACATAAACAGCACAAGAAGCCGCAGAGGAAGAAGGATAGGAACTGGAGAGTTAAGAACACAGAGGAAGGAGATGGAATGCCTCTGGTGAGAGTTTTCCAGAAACCTGCTAACACAGGACCTCTCACAATGCGTTGA
- the LOC106362309 gene encoding NEDD8-activating enzyme E1 regulatory subunit AXR1-like isoform X1, producing MAGYDSVKAKFIEESPDTLIMTSPYFFSQFTLVIATQLVEDSMVKLDRICREANVKLVFVRSYGLAGIVRVSVKEHTIIDSKPDHFLDDLRFLCSHVCSRTCLL from the exons ATGGCAGGATATGATTCTGTTAAAGCTAAGTTTATTGAAGAGAGTCCTGATACGCTGATTATGACAAGCCCTTATTTCTTCTCTCAGTTCACTCTTGTTATAGCCACTCAG CTAGTGGAAGATTCAATGGTTAAGCTTGATAGAATCTGTAGAGAAGCAAACGTCAAGCTGGTTTTTGTTCGCTCTTACGGTCTTGCTGGGATTGTTCGTGTGTCAGTAAAG GAGCACACTATAATTGACTCAAAGCCTGATCATTTTCTTGATGACCTTCGCTTTTTGTGTTCTCATGTGTGTTCACGGACTTGTCTTTTGTAA
- the LOC106362309 gene encoding NEDD8-activating enzyme E1 regulatory subunit AXR1-like isoform X2 → MTSPYFFSQFTLVIATQLVEDSMVKLDRICREANVKLVFVRSYGLAGIVRVSVKEHTIIDSKPDHFLDDLRFLCSHVCSRTCLL, encoded by the exons ATGACAAGCCCTTATTTCTTCTCTCAGTTCACTCTTGTTATAGCCACTCAG CTAGTGGAAGATTCAATGGTTAAGCTTGATAGAATCTGTAGAGAAGCAAACGTCAAGCTGGTTTTTGTTCGCTCTTACGGTCTTGCTGGGATTGTTCGTGTGTCAGTAAAG GAGCACACTATAATTGACTCAAAGCCTGATCATTTTCTTGATGACCTTCGCTTTTTGTGTTCTCATGTGTGTTCACGGACTTGTCTTTTGTAA
- the LOC106362306 gene encoding germination-specific cysteine protease 1-like, with amino-acid sequence MVGSEYVYVPVRPDLRRLPKDISSRLKKNLFSEITSKQLKQFLHGEEFEKAEGTTRKGLFRLSDDGKILMLFWQQEPKHQARKQFYRELVELELWEKLSGPIRDQMKHIQCWAYSSTDSISALRVIRLLDDEFVPLSTWYLHSHVHPEKIGNDPTGKVGHSCYATTTRQAFQFMLDHGGVPKERVLVYDCNQDHPADSEPHITIDSYDTVDTLEEALAQLCKQPIGASLLDFSELWGLGEDDIYYGPTKPNSRFLGYHGVDIVDIQIHNGEVVALCKSSNGTDIGHNGYFRVSLAILHMIIGVGDQENAETVRPTPTPQPLLSNFIFPIIHETPNPEGEGEGEGEGEGEGEGEGEGEGEGDGEGDGDGDGDGDGEGQGQAEKQELKRKRGEPTHERKRRCTPKRRNLRRRRPFQDHGDKQKKKQRSG; translated from the exons ATGGTGGGCTCGGAGTATGTGTATGTACCAGTAAGGCCTGATCTAAGACGTCTTCCCAAAGACATTTCCTCACGTCTGAAGAAGAATCTCTTTAGCGAAATAACATCAAAACAACTAAAACAGTTCCTGCATGGTGAAGAATTTGAAAAAGCTGAAGGCACTACTCGTAAAGGCCTTTTTAGGCTGTCTGATGATGGGAAGATTCTCATGTTGTTTTGGCAGCAGGAACCGAAACATCAAGCGAGGAAACAG ttTTACAGAGAGCTTGTGGAACTCGAGTTATGGGAGAAGCTTTCTGGTCCTATTCGAGACCAAATGAAGCACATCCAGTGTTGGGCCTATAGCTCCACTGATTCCATCTCCGCCCTACGAGTTATCCGTCTGTTGGATGACGAATTTGTTCCTCTGTCTACGTGGTACCTCCACTCCCACGTGCATCCTGAGAAGATTGGCAATGACCCAACTGGTAAAGTCGGTCATTCCTGTTATGCAACTACTACCCGTCAAGCCTTTCAGTTCATGTTAGACCACGGAGGAGTGCCTAAAGAAAGAGTGCTTGTGTATGACTGTAATCAAGACCATCCAGCTGATTCAGAACCTCACATCACCATCGACTCTTATGACACCGTCGACACCTTAGAAGAAGCACTGGCCCAGCTCTGCAAACAGCCAATCGGGGCTTCCCTTCTAGACTTCTCTGAACTTTGGGGACTCGGTGAG GATGACATTTACTACGGACCTACAAAGCCAAATTCTCGTTTCCTTGGTTATCACGGAGTCGACATTGTCGACATACAGATTCACAATGGGGAAGTGGTTGCACTCTGCAAATCGAGCAACGGCACGGATATCGGCCATAATGGATACTTCCGAGTCTCACTAGCTATTCTACATATGATCATTGGCGTCGGTGATCAGGAGAATGCAGAGACTGTTCGACCAACGCCGACTCCGCAGCCCTTGCTATCCAATTTCATCTTCCCGATCATACATGAAACTCCAAACCccgaaggagaaggagaaggagaaggagaaggagaaggagaaggagaaggagaaggagaaggagaaggagaaggagatggagaaggagatggagatggagatggagatggagatggagaagGCCAAGGCCAAGCTGAGAAGCAGGAACTTAAGAGGAAGCGTGGTGAACCCACACACGAGAGGAAACGGCGGTGTACACCGAAGCGTCGGAacttaagaagaagaaggccgTTCCAGGACCATGG agataagcagaagaagaagcagagaagtggctga
- the LOC106359398 gene encoding photosystem I subunit O-like, with the protein MGLGGSSVSRINTKAFSSSFLKPTLRANNPLRVAGASGGRFTCFERNWLRRDLNVVGFGLIGWLAPSSIPAINGKSLTGLFFESIGNELAHFPTPPALTSQFWLWLVTWHLGLFICLTFGQIGFKGRTEDYFER; encoded by the exons ATGGGTCTCGGAGGATCATCTGTTTCACGCATCAACACCAAAGCCTTCTCTTCAT CCTTTCTAAAACCAACATTAAGAGCAAATAACCCTCTTAGAGTCGCCGGAGCATCAGGAGGAAGGTTCACTTG ctttgagAGGAACTGGTTGAGGAGAGACCTAAACGTGGTGGGGTTTGGGCTGATCGGGTGGCTAGCTCCGTCGAGTATTCCGGCGATAAATGGGAAGAGCTTGACGGGTCTCTTCTTCGAGAGCATAGGAAATGAGCTCGCTCACTTCCCAACTCCTCCAGCTCTCACTTCACAGTTCTGGTTGTGGTTGGTTACGTGGCACTTAGGTCTCTTCATCTGTCTCACCTTCGGACAAATTGGATTCAAAGGCAGGACCGAAGATTACTTCGAGAGATAA